The Haloterrigena turkmenica DSM 5511 genome includes the window GCCCTCGAGGAACTGGGGCTGACCGAGTACGAGGCACGGTGTTTCGTCGCCCTCACGCGAATCTCGAGGGGAACCGCCAAGGAGGTGAGCCAGGTCGCTGACATCCCGCGCTCGCGAGTGTACGATACCATCGAGCGTCTCGATCGGAAGGGACTCGTCAACGTCCAGCAGACCGAGCCCCGCGAGTACAAGGCCGTCGCGGTCGACACGGCCTGTCGGCGCATCCGCGAGGACTACGACTCCCGGATCAACGCCGCGGAGAACGCGCTCGGCAACCTCAAAACTCCGGACTCGACGGACGACGAGGGGATGTGGGCGATCACCCAGAACGAACACGTCACCGACCGCGTCGTCACGTTCCTCGAGGACGCCGACGACGCGGTCCACTACCTCGTGCCGGCGCCCGAGGTGGCCGAAACGCGGATTGTCGAGGCGCTGGCGTCGGCCGCCGACCGCGGCGTCGCCGTCTATATCGAAGTGCCGACCGAGGACGAACGCGAGGAGTTCGCCGACGCGGTCCCGGGGGCCGATGTCGCGCTCTCGCCCGATATCGCGACGACGAACGAAATCCACTCGGAGTGGCCCGGTCAGTTGCTCATGGCCGATCAGGAATCGATCGTCGCGACCGGGATCAAGGAGAGCGATCTCCCCGACGTGACCCAGCAGGTGGCGGTCTGGACCTACGGTCACGACCACGGCTTCGCCGTCTGGATGCGAGAACTGCTCGACGATCGCCTCGAGATCCGCCACGAGGAGCGCTCCCTCGAGGAGTGACCGGTCGATCGTTCCCGTGACGAGACGCCGGCTGCCGGTCACCGAGTATATATCTTTAAGGTACCACCGCGTCTAGAACCGTTAACAATGGCCATCGATCCGCAGTTTCACGAGAACCGCGACAAGGTCGACGAGCACGCGGGCCACGCCGTCTGGGGCCCCGTCGACGAACCCGAAGAGCTCGGCATCCACGGGACGCACGTCGCGGTCGACTTCGACCTCTGTATCGCCGACGGCGCCTGCCTCGAGGACTGTCCCGTCGACGTCTTCGAGTGGGTCGAGACACCCGGCCACCCCGAAAGCGAAGAGAAGGCCGATCCCGCGAACGAAGCCCAGTGTATCGATTGTATGCTCTGCGTCGACGTCTGTCCGGTCGACGCGATCGACGTTGATGCGGGACGGTCGGCCTGAGCCGCGACCGATATCAGCTACTCGGCGCGATCGACGTCCACTTTCTCCTTGAGCGTCTCGAGGCCGTCGGCTTCCGCGAGCTCCTGTAAGCGCTCGCGGAAGTGTTCCTCACAG containing:
- a CDS encoding TrmB family transcriptional regulator, with protein sequence MALEELGLTEYEARCFVALTRISRGTAKEVSQVADIPRSRVYDTIERLDRKGLVNVQQTEPREYKAVAVDTACRRIREDYDSRINAAENALGNLKTPDSTDDEGMWAITQNEHVTDRVVTFLEDADDAVHYLVPAPEVAETRIVEALASAADRGVAVYIEVPTEDEREEFADAVPGADVALSPDIATTNEIHSEWPGQLLMADQESIVATGIKESDLPDVTQQVAVWTYGHDHGFAVWMRELLDDRLEIRHEERSLEE
- a CDS encoding 4Fe-4S dicluster domain-containing protein, which produces MAIDPQFHENRDKVDEHAGHAVWGPVDEPEELGIHGTHVAVDFDLCIADGACLEDCPVDVFEWVETPGHPESEEKADPANEAQCIDCMLCVDVCPVDAIDVDAGRSA
- a CDS encoding DUF6757 family protein, which encodes MNCHYCDREAAFAAESDGLKVGLCEEHFRERLQELAEADGLETLKEKVDVDRAE